CGATCTTGCAGGAACGGGACGCGCCGGACCCGCGCTATCTGATCGGGAAGGGCAAGGCGCAGGAGATGAAGGCGCAGTGGGGCGGGAAGGTCGATCTGCTGGTAATGGATGAGGAGCTGTCCGGTTCGCAGCAGCGCAACCTGGAGGAACTGATCGGATGGAAAACCGTTGATCGTCCCTTGCTCATCCTGGATATCTTTGCCCAGCGTGCGAGGAGCCGGGAAGGCAAACTCCAGGTGGAGTTGGCCCAGCTCGACTACCTGTTGCCGCGCCTCGTCGGGCGAGGGGTTGAGCTGTCGCGCCTTGGTGGCGGCATCGGGACACGTGGCCCAGGCGAAACCAAATTGGAGACCGATCGTCGGACGATCCGCCGCCGCATGGCGAAGATCCGGGAGGAGCTGGCCAAGGTCCGTCGGCATCGAGCGCTCCTCAGGCGGCCTCGAAAACGCCATGCCATCCCGATCGTGGCCTTGGTCGGCTACACCAATGCCGGGAAGTCGACGCTCTTCAATGCCCTCACGCACTCGGGCGTCCGGACCGACGACGCGCTCTTCGTGACCCTCGATCCCATCCTGCGTCGGGTAACCACGGCCGACGGATTCAGCTTTCTGCTCTCCGATACCGTGGGGTTCATCCGGCGCCTCCCCGCGCAATTGGTGACGGCGTTCAAGGCGACCCTTGAGGAGTTGGACGAGGCCGATCTCCTGCTGCACATAATCGATGCCAGCCATCCCCAGGTGATGGAGCAGAAAGAGACCGTAGATACGCTCCTCAGGG
This Candidatus Methylomirabilota bacterium DNA region includes the following protein-coding sequences:
- the hflX gene encoding GTPase HflX, with protein sequence MKGTTASVQVGKSSERALLVGIHCKRNPRWEAEESLEELARLAESAGASVAGTILQERDAPDPRYLIGKGKAQEMKAQWGGKVDLLVMDEELSGSQQRNLEELIGWKTVDRPLLILDIFAQRARSREGKLQVELAQLDYLLPRLVGRGVELSRLGGGIGTRGPGETKLETDRRTIRRRMAKIREELAKVRRHRALLRRPRKRHAIPIVALVGYTNAGKSTLFNALTHSGVRTDDALFVTLDPILRRVTTADGFSFLLSDTVGFIRRLPAQLVTAFKATLEELDEADLLLHIIDASHPQVMEQKETVDTLLRELGLSPKPIVEVFNKVDLLTSGIGSSFIGGKTVVPRVAVSAITGYGLDRLTQTVRESLVPTASQAKEYDWVPYPAVHVQG